The Girardinichthys multiradiatus isolate DD_20200921_A chromosome 21, DD_fGirMul_XY1, whole genome shotgun sequence genomic sequence gtctggaatcggcccttctccacaatcttcctcagggtccggtcacctcttctcgttgtgcagcgttttctgccacactttttccttcccacagacttcccactgaggtgccttgatacagcactctgggaacagcctattcgttcagaaatttctttctgtgtcttaccctcttgcttgagggtgtcaatagtggccttctggacagcagtcaggtcggcagtcttacccatgattggggttttgagtgatgaaccaggctgggagttttaaaggcctcaggaatcttttgcaggtgtttagagttaactcgttgattcagatgattaggttcatagctcgtttagagacccttttaatgatatgctaattttgtgagaataggaattttgggttttcatgagctgtatgccaaaatcatccgtattaagacaataaaatacctgaaatatttcagttagtgtgcaatgaatctaaaatatctgaatgttaaattttcatcatgacattatggaaaataatgaactttatcacaatatgctaatgttgaGCTTTAAACAGGACCTGTAGTTCAATCACCTCCCACACACTAGAAGGAAGCTGCTGAATAGTGGGTCACTGTAGAGACCACCACACATGAAGTATAAAGGGTGTGCAGCCCTGAGGTTCTATTAATGTCGAATGGAATCTTGCAAGTTGAATCATTTCTGTATACTTCAAGTATAATAGAAAGCCATTCTAAATTTATAGAGAAacgtttaaaaaacaaaacacttgcAATAAAAGCTTTGTCTAAACCCAAAATTAATCTTGTTTTCTAAAGCTTCAACGTACATTCAGACAGTGTATGCACTGTGCAAATACGCATTCACCCGTGGTTTGCATTTTTGAACATaaagattaaacaaaatatGGAGTAAACATTTCAAACAACATTTATGCAAGACAGCAGCTACGTCCATACATATCTTTTCACCGGTAAGTTTAAGGCAAACAGCAATTTCATTTGCTTTGTTCAactggttttatttgtttttctgtataacAAAGAAAGCATAATGGAGACCAAACACAAAGGCAGGAACAAGTGAGGAGGAAAATTAAGCTTAATCATAAATCTAACAATTCATAACAACACTGCCACTATTATTGTTCAATATTCATAGGAATACCATGCTCTGAGGAGAGCAGTGGCATTTCAAACCATTATGAATCAATAAGAATCAAAAAACAGTGATGAGTATTAATGATAAATTGTATAAGTAGTAGTACAGTTATAACAATAGTGATAATCAAAGGTGACAATGAAATGTAAGGGAATATAAAGCAGATCTCCATAAAAACATTATCTAGTTTGGACAGTGCAACACCGTGtctgtgtgtgcgcgtgtgtgtgtgtaatccCAGTCTTGAGGTTCAAGCCCACTAGTCCCTGCTTAACACACAAGATACAGTTTCCAACAGAAGTACAAATTATTACTCATGGTTAAAAGGACATTGTTCCCGTCTTTGTTTCATCACCGCTCCAAACGTCGTGGCGACGGCTGCGTTCGTCTCGGATGTCTGTAGCTTGTGCAAAAATGGTGGACTAGTGCAAGTGTCAAGCCGTGGGatgtcctttttttgttttacagtttgcATTAGGAcctctcctgctctctgccGACCTAAAGATTGCTTTTTGGTTTCTGAATGACAGAAAGCAAAGTGAGGATTACTTTGGAATAtcagttattttttctttatatatttctttacaaaaagttcatgttttagttttgcatTTAGTTAAAACTATTAATAGTAACATTAATATACAACTTAAACCGAAGGAAAACATCTTTAGTTTGTGTCCTTCAACACAGCACCATCTTATTAGCTTTCAGTGAACAGGTTCCATTTCCTAATTTACTTCTTAGATTTGAGTATCCAGTAACCACTAGACGATACTAATAATACCTAACCGCCTCTCTTGTTGTGGTTACAAGAGTATAACATCCCATTTTACAGCACACGTGTGACCAGAATCACTTACTGCTTCCAAACCGAACAAAAATGAGGGGAAACAGGCTTGCTTTCTCAATCTGACTGGTTTGGCTTTTGACCTAAATAAAAACGTTATGCCAGTTGTAATTGCTTCCCATCAGTGTACAAACACTCAAGTGAATGAAATgagtaaaacaaaatctgacagtatttaaaaaaataatgaaataaaattggGAAATCAGTCCAAGTTTTAGTGCCAAACAGAGATGAAATCAATTTCCAAAGATTCCCTGTTGGGATTTCCTTTTAAGGTTGCCATATTACTAACACACCAACAGGAGgtgtaaaatatttagatttccgAGGCAAGTCTGAAGAGCCACATTCCAAAAATAAGACACACAATCGTTGGGAGGACGTAGAATTTACAGAACCAAGAacatttcatgtaaaaaaaaaactaagcaaaATAATGATAGCTCTTGGCCAGGAAAATGCTGACAGATTTACAGGCAGGATTTCTTAACTCATAGATTATCAATCATGACCTTCAGAGAGACAGCTCCCCACGAACGGGTGTAAAAGTTTTGGAAAAAAGCTCTTCATTGATGTAACCAAGTTATTATTTCTCTGTAAATTATGTTCACACCCAAAGCATGTTACAGCTGattagcaaaaaaaataaaaacaaatgatttcATGTGATTTATATTAAGGCATCCAACATGCATTAATGTATCTTTCCATTAAAAGACACCTGCATCAGAATGCTTAAAAATATCtcaaacaatgtaaaatgtCAAAGTGCGGTATGCCACAAATTCTACTTTCTTAAAACCCTTTTaaatcagtctttttttttttttttttttttagattgtcATGAAACTATGAACATGTAATCGTGGACAACTTTGCAGCCCTAATCTCTCTATAGTACCTCTTTTAGATCCCAAATGAgaagacaaatcactcttgtaGCAACCAAAATGCTGGCCATTGCcagctgtttttcttctccCAACAGCTCAGTCCAGTCGTATCATATCTGAGCAATCTTTGCCTGAGAAGAGGTGAAAGTTGGCattaagggggaaaaaaactacacagggggaaaacaaaccaaaaacaggCAGTTATGTATGTGAGTATTTCATGGTATTATCCCAAGTGTTTCCGGGCTCACCGTGGCCACTACCACgaagaaaaaacacttttatcagTCTTCATGATAGAACAGCCCAAGCGTTGCTTTGAGTGTCTTTACAAATTATAGGAAATTAGTCCATACATAACCACAGGGTCAGGATCAAAAATCGTTGCGGAAAAGTGTGATAGTGTAGAAGAGAACTTTAAAACGTTCTCACTCTCATCAGAAATCAGCTGATAAAGTGACAAGCAGCATAGGAAGAGTCTGCTCAGTTAATGATATCAGGCCAAGTGACGGTCGAGCATAGGGTAGTGGGGAGAAGGGAAGCCATAGCGAAGGATTGATTACCTTTAGAGGATTAGTGCTTAaacatgtttattaaaatctgaggaGCCCAAATGGGTCCAACAATTGTCGATGTGCAGACCATTCCTGATCTGAGTCTTTAACTGTTGCTGGTGGCCCTCGAGGGTGGCAACTCGATGACGATCTCCCCTTCAGAGCCAGCTCCCGGGCTGGTCACAGCAGAAGAGAGAGGCACCTGCCCGCTGTTCTTGTTCACCAGGGCCGTTGGCTGGCCAAAGTTAGTGGTTCTCAATGTGGCCAGGTGACGTGGGGAGAAGACGTGGGCCCGGGCGGCGGCCCGCGACTCGAAGGAGATGTTGCAGGCGTCGCAATGGCCCGTCAGGGTTTCCTTTGGAGCTGGCTGGCCCGGCACTGGAGAGGCCGCAGGTTCAGTGATCGTTAGCTGAACAGGCTTGGGCAAGATGGGCCGATTGGCTTTCAGGGCGCTGTAGTGAAGATAGCTTCCTGAGCTGGTGTCCACCTTCCCATCTGACAGGGGGTACTGCGGTTAGCAAACGGAGACAGAAAGAGGGAGATCGAAAAGACTGATTTAATTGTGTCTTAATGTGTGAACAGAGTCTCAGGTAGAATTTTTTCTCCCCACCAACCACAGAGGATcagaagaaaaagcagaaacttCATGAAAGGTGTTTCCAGTTACCCCTGACACAAAACCAGCTAAAAGAACATCATGCCAGTCAAAGTCAAATATGGCGGTGCAAGTATGATGGGGTGGTGGTGCTTTGCTGATTCAGCACCTGGTCTACCTGCTGTAAATGATGGAATCATCATGAAGGCGAATGTCCCGCTAATAATTCAGGACCTTAAGAGCACAAATACTAGGATTATAAACCCCTCCAGCAGGTCTACTTCTGAATTGCTCAGTGACCTTGCTGGAGtgatctagtcaaagtctagagtTAAATTTTACTAAAATGAAGGGGTGTGATCTTTAACAGGCTGTTTATGCTCGAAAACACTTTAATGTAgcttaattaaaacaattctgccaagaagagtgggccaaatgTGTCCCACATTGaggtaacaaaacaaaaaaatcattcaCAGTCATTACAAAGGCTTCATGGCAGCTGTTTATGGCAGGTGTGACACAACCAGTTATCAGGTTTAGGGGGCACTTACTTTTTCATAGATGGCCAGGTTGGTTTTATGTAGCTCTTTTTGCCTCAATATTTGcactttgtatttactcaggtcatCTTTTCcaacattaaattcagtttgatgATCTTTATTAAATTTGACCTTATGCAGATtacagaaaatccacaatatgTTTGAAATATTCATTGCAGATGTGAAGAACAGTTCAAAGGCAttataaaaagtataaaatattaaattggaAAACTTGAATGTTCTGACCAGAATGATATAACACTAAAACAGCTATTTTTGGTTTTAGGATCATTGCTGCTGGAGGAGCAATAATTGGTGTTGCACAATATTTTCGATTTTAGAGTAATACAATAAAGTAACAACGCAGGACCAATGTGTCTAGTGGGTTAACGTACCATTTTTTCCTGCTGCAGCCTCCAGCGCTTCTCCTTGGCCCTGGTGTTCTGGAACCAGATCTGCACCACCTTGAGCGGCAGGTTGAGCTCCGTGCCTATCGCTTCGCACTCCATAGCGTTGGGGTGAGCACAGGTTTCGTAACACGACTGCAAGATGGACAGCTGCAGGCAGGACAAGTGGGTGCGTGGCCTGCGGCTGGCTGAATGGGACACAAAGCTGCTTTCTGTCGGGTTGGATTTCAGTATGAGTGGCGTGGACGGGCTGGCCGCTTTGGCGGAGCCAGGTGTATTTGGGCTGACTGGTGCGATGCTGGGGGTGGGAGGAGGGGGGATGGTACgaggaggtgtgtgtgtgggaagcGCCAGTTGTTCTCTTGACAGAGTGTTGATCTTTATGGGGACTTTGGGGGTCCAGTAGTTGagaccattttgtttttgtgacacCAGCGTGGAGGCTGGAGGCCTGTTGTTAATGGGAGTTGTGGCCAGCTTTGGCACCATGCGATTAGCCATCCCCGGTCTGATCGTCATTTCATTTTCGTCTTCTTTTTCCTCATCGGTTTTGTCGTCTTCGCTCTCGTCTTCTTGCTGTTTGTGGACAGGCCGTGGAGCAATTGGAACTGGTTCTTTGGGTGGGGCTAAGAGGACGGGAGTAGGGACTTTGGGTGCAACTTTCACCATACCGACATTGCTGCTGGGTTCAAGTTTGGTCTTTGGCACTGCAGTAACGATGCTGCTCACAGGGGACCCTACGGTGGAGGAAACTACCTCCTTGGGTTTGATAGGAACAGGGATCACTTTCTTCACCAAAGCTGCTTTTGCCAACTCTTTCTCCGGCTCTTTTTCCGTCTTTATAAGAGTCCGCACAATTGGAGTAGCTGTGATGCCCCCCGTGTTATTTGTAGCAGCCTTGTTGGAGAATATGGGTTTAGAAAGAGGCCACGTGAATTTGATCAGAGGTTTTCCAACAGCAGCCAGAGTGCCATCGCTGATGAACCGAACCTCGCCTTTCCTCTCCCTTGCCCTCATGTTCTGGAACCAGATCTGAACAACCTTTTTTGGAAGATGGACCCACTCTGAAATCTGTTCAAACTCATGCTTCCCTGGATTTGGGTCTTTGAAGTAACATCCATACAGAATGTCGAGCTGTTCGGCTTGAATGATGGTCCTTGAGCGGCGCATATCCCGATACCTTTTTCCTTTGGACTTCCTCTCTTGTAGCTCTGTCTCCTTCTCCCTTTCTCTGTCTGCTTTCAGTAATGGggtgtttgttttgtcatctgcTCTCATGTAGATGTTGGACTTTATGCTACTGCAGTTCACCAGACTTATTGGACTACTAGACGGTGGGACAGCAGTACCGGGTTCTGGTTTAACCTGGACAACCACCAGGCCTTTGGACGTGGGCCGGAGGCCAAGTCCGTCCAACAGTTGTCCCTTCTGCACAGATATTTTATCGACGAGAGACGAGGAAGAAGAAGCATATTTGGAGTTGTTTTTCCCTATGCTGAGATCCAGGGCAGACTCACAATCGTCCCCGTTGGACAGGTAGTGCGAAGTTTGGTTGTGGGAGGAGAGAGTCTGTGAGAGTAAAGAGCCAGGGAATCGGGCAATTGTTGAAGGGTTGGGAAAGGCTGATATTTTGCTCCCACTGCCTGCCATCGAGGGAGCAAGAGAGAGAACGTAAGGGCTAAGGAACTGTGTAGAAAAAGGAGCAATGGACAAAGGAAGCGAGTGTAGTGCACCGGGGGAAATGTCAGTGTGGTCATTCGCTGCGAATTGCGAAGCTGGAGGATCCCCTTGAGCTTCTAACTCAAGATCCACATCCGGGTCCTGTCGTTCCTTCTTCGACTCCACCTCATCCCGCTCAAAATCACCTTTGCGCTTTTTCTTCTTAGCCTTCTGAGCTCCTTCACCCTCATCATCTTCATACTCGTCCTCTGCGTCAGAGAGAAACACAGTGGTGGAGCGTAGCACCTTTCCTCCAGCTGTGTGGATCTCCCGCTGTGCTTCCTCTTTAGCAGGACTTTCAGGACCTTCTCTAAGCGATTCATTTTGGCTCTCCTCAtcaaaaacaatgacagaagTGTACACTTCGGTTTCGGAGTCAGACGTTAAACCGGAGTCTCCGCGGCCCTCCCTTCCCGCATCCCTCCTCTTGTGTTTCTCTCTTGTGCTGGACAAATCCATAACCTGACTACTTGAAGCTTCTGCATCATCATCACCTTCTGCAATAATCAGGGAATTTTCCTCATCGTCATAGTTATGATCGGACCCTTGACTGTGCCTTGTAAACCCATCCAAGTGTTTCAGCTCTGCTCTCCGTCTCTGCTTTGTTTCCCGGGCGTGGCTCAACCACCTCCGAACCTCATCCTCTGAGAGCCCAACCTCTCTACCTAGTGCTTCGCAGTCCTCATGGGGAGGACTTGCAGCATCAGCCTCGGTACGGGACTCGAAGAACGCCCAAAGAACCTCAGACTGGAACTCTGACAGTACAGGAAGGTCTAAATGATTTGTTTCTACAGCCTTAAAATGTAGACGGCTGGTAGTAAAGGCATTATTATTTGGGCTGGTTTTTGGTGAGCCATAAGGGGTGGTGCCAGACTGAGATTTTCGAGGGGTGGAATCAGGGCTAAGTGTAAGGTTTAAATTTACCGGACTGAGGCTGGAGCTGCTGGCCACAGATGCTGAAGGCGAGAGGTTGTTATTGCGGAGGCCCTTGCCTGTGCCTGCCGGGGAATTATTCAGGCAAGTTTCTTTATCACCTTTCGAGTTCACCTGATTTGTAGAGCCATTTCCCTCTGTTGTGCCATCTTGATGTTCTGTTAACTTGTCCTCATCACCGTCAGCCTTCTCTTGGCATTCTACATCTGCAGACAGTGCATTTTCTCCTTCAGGTCTCTCTCCCTTTACATTCTCTGAAGTCCTGTTGTCCCCATTCTTGAACTGGTCTGAGCACTTTTCATCGCCGCTCTGCCTCTCTTGCCCTGGCTCTTCCTGAGAGGGCTGCATGTGAGCTGGAACAACTGGTGAGGGCCACTGGTTCTGTAAGCTGTTAAGTCTTTGGGTTAGGAGGGCTTGCTGGGCTGGGTTTAGGCCTACAAATGGCACACACTGAGTAAGGAGCTGGCCTTGCTGGTTCTCTTGATGCTGCTGAGTTTGGGCTTGGAGCCCATTTAAGATCAGGGGCATGACCATGTGAGGCTGAGGCACGAGCTGAGGCGCCGCGGCACCAGGAGCAGCACCCGCCGCGAACAGTGATGGGAGGATGGAATGCGACAGGGTGCTGGGAGTTGACGTGAGCAGGGTGAGAAAGGCTGAGACTGCCTGAGCTGAGGCCACCGGGGAGGTAAGGAGGGAGGGAGCCACTTGTGTACCCGTTATCTGTTCTCCATCTTTTGCGGCACTCACCATCACTGTCCCAGGAGCAGCACGGTTGCTGGTGGTACCCAAAGAGCTGCCTCTGCTTTCTGAAGTCGTCACTACAAGGTTTGGAGCGCTGGTGTTGCTACCTCTCAAACCAGCAGCAGTTACTCCACCGTTTGGAACCATGCCAGCATTTCTGCTGCGGGTCTGGTGCAAAACAGATTTCATATGGCTCTCAAGGGTGATGGAGTGATTGTAGGAGACTCGACACACAGCACACTGGTAGGGCTTGTTTGATATATAAGGCCGAGACAGACCTGCAACTGAGGGAGGCTGGGTACCACTTTCTACACCTTGCTTTGCAGTGCCTGAGGACATTCTCTGAATGTGGGATGCAGAGGTATAATGAACACTCAAGGCAGTCTTGCTGGAGAAACTTTCCAGGCAGGCATTGCATTTGAATAACCGGGTGCTTTTTTCAGCTGGAACACCGTTTTTACCAACTGACTTTTCACTTGTGCCTGGTATTTCAGAGTTTTCTGTTGTAATCTGTAGTTTGGCTTCTGGGAGTAGGTTTCCCTCCTCCTCTACTAAAGCCGCCTCGGCTTCACCTCCCTCCTGTTCCATTATTCTTTCTTCCTCCATCCCTTTGTCTCCAAGCGTCTGGCCTACGTATGAACACTCTGTAGATTGGCAGGGGTCTGAATGGGTCTCCTCAGTTGACATCAGTTGGGAAAATTCAGcatctggggaaaaaaaaaaacaacacacatttAACCTCATACTTTTGCATATACATTTCAAACTTAATGTTAAATTGGGATAACTCAAGTTATCCCAATTTAAATTAACACCCTTTAGTACCACAAATACCCTGCTGTGACAGATTATccatatttttttgttaaacttccaaagtttcagatcataaaacaaacattaatatgagataaagataacctgatAAATACAAAACGGGGATTTTAATTGAAGATTTAATTTactgagagaaaataaaaatatattcaaaccaacctggacctaattaaaaaaaataataaaataaagtactGCCAAACCTGTAGAATCAGAAAATCGATAttcaatagaacctgtctgacagaaTGAAGTAGGATAAAGGTTCCCAAAAAGCAACACTCATCGTGCTCTAAAGAATTTCAAGAAGAAATtagaattttaaaaaaacacagtgaagcCTGATAAAACAAAAGTAGAACGTTTTAGAAGGTGTGCTTCTTGTTACTGGTGTGAAAcgaacagcatttcagaaaaaacaaaaacaaaacatgacagtCAAACATTATGGTGATAAAGTTATGGTCTAGatctgctttgcttcttcaggaccTGAACGATCTTGATGACAGATCCATGAATTTTGCTCCCTAGCATCAAGTCCTAAAGAAGCACATTTAGAGTCAGGTTGTTTGAGTTATGTAGAATGGAAGGTCTTAGATTGGTCTAGTCACAGTCTTGACGTAACTCGGGATTCATATGCAGTGGCATGATCTTAAGCAGTCAATGTGcctgaattaaaacatttttgcaaagtGGGACAAAATTCCCCCAAGGCGGAATCACTCCCAGCTTTCAGATATGCTTGAAGGGCCAAGAGTGAAACAACCAGTTATTATGTTTAGAATACAGTTACTtcttcacatagggccaggttggttttgcCCCCTTTATTAGATAAACTCATTTGAAACATTAGTTTGTGAGAATCCATCCAgttagtttttttgtgaacataTATCAGGTCATTATATTACGTAATTTCCTTGTATAATTTAAGCTCACCTGTGGGCTGCCAAACACCTTTGTACTCTTCTCCTCCACTGGCAGCCTGTTTTAAAACAGCCTGTAAAAAGAGAAGGAGTCATTCAGCTGAATTCCCATCACAAACTTGAATCTGCAACAGCTCCTGCCAGATGAGCCGAATGTCATTATGTAGCACATTTGGGCGTGACTCGAGCAAGTCTGGTTATATTACACGTAGCAAGCCTGGCTGTTCTTTAATTTACAAATTACCCTGAGTGCAAAGGCTGTCTTTAATAGCACCACCAATACTAAGTCGCTCTGTCTCCAAACTATACAGAAAGGGTTTTTTAGCTCAATGAGGTGGTCCATTTtcctcaaacattttaaaagctagAAACTTCATCTATTGCCTTtccaatattaaacattatgaacaCATCTAAAACTGATAATCCTTTTAGAATATTAACAGATTTgtaacaaataatttatttctcctTGCAATTCTATCTAAAGACTATTTTAAGAAGTATTACTTTGCTAAGAAGCGGTTTTAAGCCCTAAACCAAAAGTAAACTTGAGCTTATGAAGAGTCAGCCACTTTTGTCAATGAAAAACTTTCAACTACTAAAACATTATAACTTAGTAAAGatgactgtttttaatacaaatccTTAAAATGCTATCAGTTATTTTCAGTGTCTAAAATGAAATTTCTTTGTACAAACATGGTTCAAAAAAAGCCCAaagtaaatgcattttatttgcatttgatAAACTAAATCAGTGTTGTTTAATGCAACCATCAACAAGTGACTGAGATATGAAAGTCCACCCATTTTAACGTACTCAAAATGATCTGGTCTTAGCTAGCTAGATTCCAAactattattaataattaaacaaaagctAAATGAAAGAGCTGTGTGTGAAAAAACAAAGTTGAGCCCAAATTCAACACATTAGCCCTCCGTCGCCATGCCAACAGATGGTATGAAGCTGCCATATTCCTTTATTGATGAGAGGCTTTCTCCTCGCAATGCTTCCTAACGATTTATACTTGTTCAGTCTTTTCCTAACTGCATCGTCAGGACCTTTAACATGCCAACTTAGGCCTGGCAGGGCTGGGGTGGAGCATTTAAGTTTTTCTGAACATTGCACGGTCTGAGCTTGGGTTAATTGGCAGAAACTTTCAATCCTGGGAAGATTACCGactgttttaaattttgtaCCACTCGTAAATAATATGTTACTGCTGAATGCAGAGGTTAAAATCGTTTTGAAGCGGCCTAATAACCCTTTGTCAGACCAACTGGCAGCAACCGTTGTCTcactaaggtcattgctgatgtttttCCACCCTGGCATCGTGTTAACCGACACCTGCATATTCAAGACCCCAAAACTGCCAAAGCTCCTGCCTTTATAGAGGTGGTTATGCATGCTGATAAAGTAATTAAGTGCTTTAATTAATTGCACCAAGCTGCAACGTTTCTGCTTCAACCCCATGGAAGCAGCAAtgatatctttatttttttccccctcacacagactcacacataaaaaaattaaataaaaataaaaaccaaacaagcAAAGTTAATCACTTATAACATATGTATTGCAAGACATTGGGAACAGTCACATACCAAACTTACAATGTCCAGCAGTCTGTCCACACACGATGGAAGTACGCTGTGTTGCTCAGTGAGATGTAGAGACAAGGAAGATCTGTCAGACTGGCCTTGTTGGCACAGGGGGCACAGCCACTTTGCAACTCCATTCCTTTCACTGCAAACCGTCTCTCCAGACTCCTCCTGACAGATACAAATCAAATGTCAGTAAATCTTGCTCATCATTGGGAAGTCGGTCCTTGCTGGTTGAAAATTATAGCAGGCTGTTAATAGCATATTTTGGTTGACGCTGGGATGATTTCATCAAATACTCTGAGAATGCATTTTGTTTCCGTTACCCACAGGAGAATTCCTGGAACCTCTcttttagctcaacatatttgaactaaaacaagaaaaaacaaagatctgcagtgaggggaaaaaaaactgtcttaGGAGACAACACAAAATAACACCTTGAGTGCAAAGTATAATACTATGATTGTTCACTTTCCTCATCCTTGGAAATCAAATTTTatccctttaaataaaaatctatttacCGTCAAGAACTTCCGCAGCTAAACCAACTGGCCTTGTTAAACAACGTTGAGTTGAACAGATGGGAGTTACCGTACTGTTTCATTTAGTTAAAACCAAATCTAATCTCAGATCAGCGTTATACTTAGACAGGTTATTCCGGTACCAGAGGTGTACCGAGGTTTTAAAGAGTTACTACTTTAACTCCACCAACATGTTCCCTTCCAGCATTCCTACAATTTCAACTTCTTTCAAAGAGATGCCAAAGTGCCGAGGTGACCGGTGTTTTAGCAGCGCTGCCCCTGCCCCACTTGTTGCTACGCACTTCCAGACAGCTGGCTGAAACGAGGCTAAACTTTTCACGTTGCTTTCAAGAAAGAAAAAGTCAGCTGTTTGAAATTGTTTGTGGTCACAATAAACATGGATACTCTGTGTGGAAACCATCCGTCTTATTAAGTTAAAGCTGTTTTCTTATCTGATAAGTAGATGACAGCAGGCTGGCTACCTGACCACCTATTCTGTTTAATTAACCAGTAATTATTAGCTTGCTATACTTGAGTTTCTCAACAATGAGTTGAACAGCAAAAATAAGTTGTATTCTGCACAATAAGCATTTAAAAACTACTAAATTGGGTGACAGCTTATTCTATACCTTTGCTTGGATCTATGTATTAAATAATTACTAAAATGTTACAGTAGGCATGGTACTTTAGTAAATCTGAGCCCCCTGTTTGTGTCATTAGGTCACTGGCTGCTCTGCCCTTTCTGAAactggtttttattttcaataatgtagACATACTCAGATTATCATGTGTTATCCATCTCTCTCATTACTGTTAATACCATAGCTTCCTCATCTGAAGCAAAATGTCAGTCAGATAAATTTGCATGAAGAGTAGCACCAACTAGTGCGCTAGTTAATGCTTTCAATTATGTATgcattaaaaatgataaaatagtCCACACAAGTTCCGGTTTCTACCAAACATGTTATATACGTTTTAGGATTCAACTATAATATTTACTTTGACAAACAGATACAAGCTGAATGCCCTTGTTTCAAGACAGAATATGCTCCGTTTACATTTATAAtgatagaaatatattttatgttgaCATGAGCTttgggctgaataaaaataaaagacttctACAAATGTCAATTAAttgacttttaaaaagaaaaactggcaTTTGTTCTACCTGCTAAAATGTTTCCTGGCAACATACCACCACGATCACCAGATGAAATCATCTGTCTTAAACTCTTAAATACTTCACCAAATGCCTAGTTATAGAAACAACAATTATAACGATATTGTGTTTA encodes the following:
- the zfhx2 gene encoding zinc finger homeobox protein 4 isoform X4, encoding MQEESGETVCSERNGVAKWLCPLCQQGQSDRSSLSLHLTEQHSVLPSCVDRLLDIVSLAVLKQAASGGEEYKGVWQPTDAEFSQLMSTEETHSDPCQSTECSYVGQTLGDKGMEEERIMEQEGGEAEAALVEEEGNLLPEAKLQITTENSEIPGTSEKSVGKNGVPAEKSTRLFKCNACLESFSSKTALSVHYTSASHIQRMSSGTAKQGVESGTQPPSVAGLSRPYISNKPYQCAVCRVSYNHSITLESHMKSVLHQTRSRNAGMVPNGGVTAAGLRGSNTSAPNLVVTTSESRGSSLGTTSNRAAPGTVMVSAAKDGEQITGTQVAPSLLTSPVASAQAVSAFLTLLTSTPSTLSHSILPSLFAAGAAPGAAAPQLVPQPHMVMPLILNGLQAQTQQHQENQQGQLLTQCVPFVGLNPAQQALLTQRLNSLQNQWPSPVVPAHMQPSQEEPGQERQSGDEKCSDQFKNGDNRTSENVKGERPEGENALSADVECQEKADGDEDKLTEHQDGTTEGNGSTNQVNSKGDKETCLNNSPAGTGKGLRNNNLSPSASVASSSSLSPVNLNLTLSPDSTPRKSQSGTTPYGSPKTSPNNNAFTTSRLHFKAVETNHLDLPVLSEFQSEVLWAFFESRTEADAASPPHEDCEALGREVGLSEDEVRRWLSHARETKQRRRAELKHLDGFTRHSQGSDHNYDDEENSLIIAEGDDDAEASSSQVMDLSSTREKHKRRDAGREGRGDSGLTSDSETEVYTSVIVFDEESQNESLREGPESPAKEEAQREIHTAGGKVLRSTTVFLSDAEDEYEDDEGEGAQKAKKKKRKGDFERDEVESKKERQDPDVDLELEAQGDPPASQFAANDHTDISPGALHSLPLSIAPFSTQFLSPYVLSLAPSMAGSGSKISAFPNPSTIARFPGSLLSQTLSSHNQTSHYLSNGDDCESALDLSIGKNNSKYASSSSSLVDKISVQKGQLLDGLGLRPTSKGLVVVQVKPEPGTAVPPSSSPISLVNCSSIKSNIYMRADDKTNTPLLKADREREKETELQERKSKGKRYRDMRRSRTIIQAEQLDILYGCYFKDPNPGKHEFEQISEWVHLPKKVVQIWFQNMRARERKGEVRFISDGTLAAVGKPLIKFTWPLSKPIFSNKAATNNTGGITATPIVRTLIKTEKEPEKELAKAALVKKVIPVPIKPKEVVSSTVGSPVSSIVTAVPKTKLEPSSNVGMVKVAPKVPTPVLLAPPKEPVPIAPRPVHKQQEDESEDDKTDEEKEDENEMTIRPGMANRMVPKLATTPINNRPPASTLVSQKQNGLNYWTPKVPIKINTLSREQLALPTHTPPRTIPPPPTPSIAPVSPNTPGSAKAASPSTPLILKSNPTESSFVSHSASRRPRTHLSCLQLSILQSCYETCAHPNAMECEAIGTELNLPLKVVQIWFQNTRAKEKRWRLQQEKMKPKSNL